A single genomic interval of Terriglobus albidus harbors:
- a CDS encoding LytR/AlgR family response regulator transcription factor, translating to MAMTALIIDDEPLARQELEYLLEKAGDVEVLAQGSNGIEAVELIREHKPDVVFLDVQMPGLDGFAVLKKLIGKVARLPQVVFATAYDQYAVRAFEVNAVDYLLKPFDRARVEQTVEKARGRVAAEAAAAAQAPSDPNSAKLDALMKLLEEQAQQAAVPARASSKVVVRAQSRLLLVDQKHICFAAIDEGQISIVTQNVEGTSNCRTLEELMDQLNPEIFWRAHRSYVVNIHHIREVVPWFKSSYQLRMDDRQQTEIPVSRAQTKRLKELFNL from the coding sequence ATGGCGATGACCGCTCTTATCATCGACGACGAGCCGCTTGCACGGCAGGAGCTGGAGTACCTGCTGGAAAAAGCCGGCGATGTGGAAGTGCTTGCCCAGGGATCGAATGGGATTGAAGCCGTCGAACTCATCCGTGAACACAAGCCGGATGTTGTTTTTCTCGACGTTCAGATGCCCGGCCTGGACGGGTTTGCCGTCCTGAAGAAGCTCATCGGCAAAGTCGCACGCCTGCCGCAAGTGGTCTTCGCAACCGCATACGATCAGTACGCCGTGCGCGCCTTTGAGGTAAATGCGGTGGATTACCTGTTGAAGCCCTTCGACCGCGCACGTGTGGAACAGACAGTCGAAAAGGCACGCGGCCGTGTGGCTGCGGAAGCCGCAGCCGCTGCACAGGCTCCCAGTGATCCGAACAGCGCCAAGCTCGATGCCCTGATGAAGCTGCTGGAAGAACAGGCCCAACAGGCCGCCGTTCCGGCACGCGCCAGCAGCAAGGTTGTGGTGAGAGCTCAGAGCCGATTGCTGCTCGTCGATCAGAAGCACATCTGCTTTGCCGCTATCGATGAGGGCCAGATCTCCATCGTGACGCAGAACGTTGAGGGAACCTCAAACTGCCGCACCCTGGAAGAGTTGATGGACCAGTTGAATCCGGAGATCTTCTGGCGTGCGCATCGCAGCTATGTCGTGAACATCCATCACATCCGCGAAGTGGTGCCGTGGTTCAAGTCGAGCTACCAGCTCCGCATGGACGACCGCCAACAGACGGAGATTCCGGTAAGCCGTGCGCAGACGAAACGGTTGAAAGAACTGTTCAATCTGTAA